In [Clostridium] cellulosi, one genomic interval encodes:
- a CDS encoding GntR family transcriptional regulator with LacI sensor (High confidence in function and specificity), which translates to MEGLKYKYESLYHHLKNQILNGTLKYGDKIPPENELASQFSLSRYTVRRAIELLTNEGLLEKRHGSGTFVKNTSTALNRSNVIGVITTYLDDYIFPSIIRGIETVLTQHGYSLSLGITENKTEKETACLRSMLDQNIDGLIIEGTKSTLVNPNIALLETIKSRNIPIVFINSNYPDFESSYVMMDDEGSGKMVADYLLDQGHRKIGGIFKLDDIQGHRRFRGIEKALYERHVPICEDSFIWYTTENMESIFRPEYDRLFLQRFKDISALICYNDQIAVKAMQTFERNGISVPSDISVVGFDNSDLCELSHVKLTSVTHARKDMGESAARTLLELMSKKKDDKSQIKIYLKSELIVRDSVKKYEPRIP; encoded by the coding sequence TTGGAAGGACTTAAATATAAATATGAAAGCCTGTATCATCATCTAAAGAATCAAATACTCAATGGGACACTTAAATATGGCGACAAAATACCGCCCGAAAATGAATTGGCATCACAATTTTCATTGAGCCGTTATACCGTTCGGCGGGCAATAGAGCTTTTAACCAATGAAGGGTTGCTCGAAAAGCGGCATGGAAGCGGCACATTTGTTAAAAATACAAGTACTGCGTTAAACCGAAGCAATGTTATCGGCGTCATTACTACATATCTCGACGACTATATTTTCCCGAGCATAATAAGGGGTATAGAAACAGTCCTGACTCAGCATGGATACTCCTTAAGCCTCGGGATTACAGAAAACAAAACTGAAAAAGAAACCGCTTGCCTGCGCTCTATGCTGGATCAGAATATCGACGGACTTATTATCGAAGGCACAAAGAGCACACTTGTCAACCCGAACATCGCACTCCTTGAAACAATAAAGTCACGCAATATCCCAATAGTATTTATCAACAGCAACTATCCTGATTTTGAAAGCTCATACGTGATGATGGACGATGAAGGCTCCGGAAAAATGGTTGCTGATTATTTGTTGGATCAAGGGCACAGGAAAATAGGCGGAATATTTAAGTTAGATGATATACAGGGGCACAGACGTTTCCGCGGAATAGAAAAAGCCTTATACGAAAGGCATGTCCCAATATGTGAAGATTCTTTTATCTGGTACACTACTGAAAATATGGAATCCATTTTCCGCCCGGAATACGATCGCCTTTTTTTGCAGAGGTTTAAAGATATTTCCGCACTGATTTGTTACAATGACCAAATAGCGGTGAAAGCCATGCAGACTTTTGAGCGCAACGGCATATCTGTCCCGTCAGATATCTCCGTTGTTGGATTTGATAATTCAGATCTCTGCGAACTATCTCATGTTAAGCTGACATCTGTTACACACGCGCGAAAGGACATGGGAGAATCCGCCGCCAGAACGCTGCTGGAATTGATGTCAAAGAAAAAAGATGACAAATCTCAGATTAAAATTTATCTCAAATCTGAGCTTATCGTCCGGGATTCCGTAAAAAAATATGAACCGCGTATTCCTTGA